One window of Candidatus Methylomirabilis limnetica genomic DNA carries:
- a CDS encoding ankyrin repeat domain-containing protein, whose translation MGLFGSLFGGGGEKPADRLIEASKSGDIEKVKRLLAEGADVNARDADGWTALIHASWHGYTPVVELLLNKGADVHVRDNKGSLVLIYASWRGHAPIVELLLNKGADVYVRNEDGGIALMHASKHGYAGVVELLLNKGADVNARDREGWTSLMRASWYEHAPVVELLLNKGADANTRDQNGGTPLMHASKHGYAGVVELLLNKGADVNAKAGNGATALVYASEYGYAGVVELLLNKGADVNAKAGNGATALMLASGNGHAGSVEALLTHGADVKAEDHNHQTAWMYASTHGHTKVAELLGTHEAH comes from the coding sequence ATGGGTCTCTTTGGCTCATTATTTGGTGGGGGAGGTGAGAAGCCTGCCGATAGGCTCATTGAGGCGTCGAAGTCCGGAGACATTGAAAAAGTCAAGCGCCTGCTGGCTGAAGGCGCTGATGTGAACGCGAGAGATGCAGATGGCTGGACGGCCCTGATACATGCGTCCTGGCACGGGTATACTCCGGTTGTGGAGCTGCTCCTGAATAAAGGCGCCGATGTGCATGTAAGGGATAATAAAGGCTCTTTGGTGTTGATATATGCGTCTTGGAGAGGGCATGCCCCGATTGTCGAGCTGCTGCTGAATAAAGGGGCTGATGTGTATGTGAGGAATGAAGATGGCGGGATAGCCCTGATGCATGCGTCCAAGCACGGGTATGCCGGGGTTGTGGAACTGCTGCTGAATAAAGGGGCTGATGTCAACGCGAGGGATCGCGAGGGCTGGACTTCCCTGATGCGAGCGTCCTGGTACGAGCATGCTCCGGTTGTGGAGCTGCTGCTGAATAAAGGCGCTGATGCAAACACAAGGGATCAGAATGGCGGAACACCCCTGATGCATGCGTCCAAGCACGGGTATGCCGGGGTTGTGGAACTGCTACTGAATAAAGGTGCCGATGTGAATGCCAAGGCGGGTAATGGCGCTACCGCCCTGGTGTATGCATCTGAGTATGGGTATGCCGGGGTTGTGGAACTGCTACTGAATAAAGGTGCCGATGTGAATGCCAAGGCGGGTAATGGCGCGACCGCCCTGATGCTGGCGTCTGGGAATGGGCATGCCGGGAGCGTAGAGGCACTTCTCACTCATGGCGCTGACGTGAAGGCGGAGGATCATAATCACCAGACGGCCTGGATGTACGCCTCTACTCACGGGCATACTAAGGTGGCTGAACTGTTGGGGACGCACGAGGCGCACTAA
- a CDS encoding selenium metabolism-associated LysR family transcriptional regulator: MDIHVLELFCGIVETGSFSKAAKAAYLTQPTVSGHIKKLEGEAGVRLLDRLGHRATPTKAGNLLYRYAKRILALRQEAQQALDELKGGLKGELMLGASSIPGGYLLPPLIGRFRAQYPDISVVLKVSDSKEIIEAVIDGAYEVGAVGAQFDDGRLEYQKFAEDEMVLVVPPTHPWASRSSVKASELPTQPFLIRERGSGTRKIMEQALEQHNLSMGAFRVIGEMGSNEAIRQAVKTGGGIAIISRLAVASDIRHHELNAIPVAGLKLTREFYLITHRHRSRSPICNAFLKFIGAPAPPHASPHL, from the coding sequence ATGGATATCCACGTCCTCGAACTGTTCTGCGGAATCGTCGAAACAGGAAGCTTCTCGAAGGCAGCCAAGGCGGCCTACCTGACCCAGCCCACGGTTAGTGGCCACATCAAGAAACTGGAAGGAGAGGCGGGAGTCCGGCTCCTAGATCGCCTCGGACACCGGGCCACCCCAACAAAGGCTGGCAACCTGCTGTATCGCTATGCCAAGCGGATCCTGGCTCTCCGCCAGGAAGCCCAACAGGCCCTCGACGAGCTCAAGGGAGGGCTGAAGGGAGAACTGATGCTCGGCGCCAGCAGCATCCCTGGCGGCTATCTACTGCCGCCCCTGATCGGACGGTTCAGAGCCCAGTACCCGGACATCTCTGTCGTCCTCAAGGTCTCTGACTCGAAAGAGATCATCGAGGCAGTAATCGACGGCGCGTATGAGGTCGGCGCCGTTGGCGCACAATTCGACGATGGCAGGCTTGAGTACCAGAAATTTGCCGAAGACGAGATGGTCTTAGTCGTACCACCCACGCACCCCTGGGCGTCCCGGAGCAGCGTTAAGGCAAGCGAGCTGCCGACCCAGCCATTTCTCATTCGGGAGCGAGGCTCTGGAACGCGCAAGATTATGGAGCAGGCCCTGGAGCAGCACAATCTATCGATGGGCGCCTTCAGGGTGATCGGGGAGATGGGAAGTAACGAGGCGATCCGGCAAGCGGTCAAAACGGGCGGCGGTATCGCTATTATCTCAAGGCTCGCGGTCGCGAGCGACATCAGGCACCACGAACTCAACGCTATTCCCGTCGCAGGCCTGAAGCTGACCAGAGAGTTCTACCTCATCACCCACCGCCACCGCTCACGCTCACCCATCTGCAACGCCTTTCTCAAATTCATCGGCGCCCCCGCCCCTCCGCACGCTTCCCCTCATCTCTGA
- a CDS encoding glycosyltransferase, with translation MRLGIVTPFYFPSVRGNSITVQRIESGVRDQGVVVRVWSLENEISPGEILQALEEFTPDLVHGFHVSSSGQIVTDAAFRLDIPSILTVTGTDVNTDLFDPHRRTGVMNILQRATRIVVFHDVMRVKLVGELPEVEHRIRVIGQTVRCQETPFDLRQHLGLQPDDLIFCIPSGIRRIKDVTFCLKPLDALRIRYPQVKAVFVGPIIEAAEGVRLQELLRDYPWAFYLGPVPHEQVCAILTSVDVVINTSLSEGGMANSILEAMSCGRAVLARDIEGNRSVVQDGVDGLLFDSEAEFARKAERLISEPRLRYALGKSGKEKIEREFSREREIQNYLQLYQEAIGACPRRR, from the coding sequence ATGCGACTGGGCATTGTCACTCCCTTTTATTTCCCCTCCGTCCGAGGTAATTCGATCACGGTCCAGCGTATCGAGTCGGGGGTGCGAGATCAGGGTGTGGTCGTCCGGGTCTGGTCCCTGGAGAATGAGATCTCGCCAGGCGAGATCCTGCAGGCACTGGAAGAATTCACACCTGATCTGGTCCATGGATTCCATGTCAGCTCCTCGGGGCAGATCGTGACGGACGCCGCGTTCCGGCTTGACATCCCCTCGATCCTCACCGTCACCGGAACTGATGTGAACACCGATCTCTTCGATCCTCACCGGAGGACAGGGGTCATGAATATTCTTCAACGGGCAACGCGTATCGTAGTCTTTCACGACGTTATGCGGGTCAAGCTCGTCGGAGAACTGCCCGAGGTAGAACACCGAATACGAGTGATCGGCCAGACGGTTCGCTGCCAGGAGACGCCATTCGATCTCCGACAGCACCTGGGTCTTCAGCCGGACGATCTGATCTTCTGCATCCCCTCAGGCATCCGGCGTATAAAAGATGTCACCTTCTGCCTGAAGCCACTTGACGCGCTCAGAATACGGTATCCCCAGGTCAAGGCCGTCTTCGTTGGACCGATCATTGAGGCGGCGGAAGGGGTCAGATTGCAGGAACTTCTGCGCGACTATCCATGGGCCTTCTACCTGGGGCCGGTACCTCACGAGCAGGTCTGCGCCATACTTACGTCCGTAGATGTGGTGATCAATACGTCGCTATCCGAAGGCGGCATGGCCAATAGCATCCTGGAGGCGATGAGTTGCGGGCGAGCCGTCCTGGCAAGGGACATCGAGGGGAATCGATCGGTAGTGCAAGATGGGGTCGATGGGCTGCTCTTCGATTCGGAGGCGGAGTTCGCCCGCAAGGCTGAGCGGTTGATCAGCGAACCTCGCCTCCGCTACGCGCTAGGGAAGAGCGGGAAGGAGAAGATCGAGCGAGAGTTCTCCAGGGAACGGGAGATTCAGAACTATCTCCAACTGTATCAAGAGGCGATCGGCGCCTGCCCGCGCAGAAGGTAG
- a CDS encoding AsmA family protein → MTRRGRRWLLGLLLVFGGLVVAVLTGPLLLDQERYRAILTSRASQLLNRTVTAGSLRVHLLPSPGVTIRDLIIGDRAPRSEPFLDAEQLHVALKLLPLLKGEIQIRSIRLDRPRIRLARGPEGWNLDDLIRPTARGVAAEPRRTEGARVGRGQPALPILVAGALAVRHGALVLESPLYPHGPARLELKDVNLDISAPAPRSPIRIHASGPLPGNVSGSFDLTGSLQPFEGDRHPIEVEFHARGIEAAQLASSLGLPRSSPSVAALSGTFDLEGKAVGEWPVLDLQAEANLQRIGVALPLLKHAGTGGEENGKAPGDKAWLRVKGRWGVDGLDLPQVNLLWKGQVTTGRLHLAIQKSPRLQFWLDTPNLSIEPIVAIVTAAGAGTDSSSSADTPRPASRASNPSVPPFDKGGVGGFRTQYSPEVAGLQVEGHLRSGILRWGKLVMTTAEGDLRYCCGLLTIGRLQGGFYGGTLSGDAALSFSGRAPHTRVTTHLEGVQIEPLLDAIQKPQWTLRGRMTLNSKIELSGQLGPGALARASGQTDITLANGRVIGYAPLERLSKTVDPFLKGTGISSSALSEFDLLSAHWTLDGGTLRTRDLTLLRDGAKFFAVGSVNLLTQALDFDVTAKVAKTTIEAKVQGTSPDLVVTPQMGRIEGRIRTDVGKLLGDARNKDLGKVLQQLFSR, encoded by the coding sequence GTGACAAGAAGAGGGCGGCGGTGGCTCCTCGGGTTGCTCCTGGTCTTTGGCGGGCTCGTCGTGGCGGTCCTCACAGGCCCGCTTCTGCTGGACCAGGAACGGTACCGAGCAATCCTCACCAGCCGAGCCAGTCAACTGCTGAACCGCACAGTGACCGCAGGCAGCTTGCGAGTACACCTCCTGCCGTCGCCCGGGGTGACTATCCGGGACTTGATTATTGGTGATCGTGCCCCGCGGTCTGAACCGTTCTTAGACGCGGAGCAACTTCATGTCGCGCTCAAGCTGCTTCCGCTCCTCAAGGGCGAAATCCAGATCAGGAGCATCCGCCTTGACCGGCCCCGCATCAGATTGGCCAGGGGGCCGGAGGGGTGGAATCTCGATGACTTGATTCGGCCAACCGCGCGAGGGGTAGCCGCCGAACCGCGCCGCACTGAAGGCGCGAGAGTAGGCAGAGGACAGCCTGCCCTGCCGATCTTGGTGGCAGGGGCACTGGCCGTTCGCCATGGAGCCCTCGTTCTCGAGAGCCCTCTCTACCCTCATGGACCGGCCAGGCTGGAGCTTAAGGATGTGAACCTGGACATCTCGGCGCCGGCTCCCCGCAGCCCCATCCGTATCCATGCCAGCGGACCCCTGCCTGGCAACGTATCCGGCTCGTTTGACCTGACCGGAAGCTTACAACCCTTTGAAGGCGATCGCCATCCGATTGAGGTGGAGTTTCACGCGCGAGGCATAGAGGCCGCACAGCTGGCTTCGTCACTCGGCTTACCACGCTCCTCTCCATCCGTCGCAGCGCTCAGCGGAACCTTCGATCTTGAGGGGAAGGCTGTTGGCGAGTGGCCGGTCCTCGATCTGCAGGCCGAAGCCAATCTGCAGCGTATCGGTGTGGCGCTTCCCCTCTTAAAGCATGCGGGGACAGGCGGAGAAGAGAACGGTAAGGCACCGGGGGACAAGGCGTGGCTGCGGGTAAAGGGGCGCTGGGGGGTCGATGGGCTTGACCTTCCACAGGTCAACCTGCTCTGGAAGGGCCAAGTCACTACTGGCCGCCTCCACCTCGCAATCCAGAAGTCGCCCCGCCTCCAGTTTTGGCTGGATACACCGAACCTCTCCATCGAACCAATTGTGGCCATAGTAACCGCGGCAGGCGCCGGAACGGATTCTTCCAGCTCTGCCGACACTCCGCGCCCCGCATCCCGTGCTTCAAATCCCTCCGTACCCCCCTTTGATAAAGGGGGGGTGGGGGGATTTCGCACTCAGTATTCCCCCGAAGTCGCCGGACTCCAGGTGGAGGGGCACCTACGCTCCGGCATTCTGCGTTGGGGGAAGCTGGTCATGACCACCGCAGAAGGCGACCTTCGCTATTGTTGCGGACTACTCACCATCGGTCGACTCCAAGGCGGCTTCTATGGCGGCACTCTGTCAGGCGACGCGGCGCTCTCCTTCAGTGGGCGGGCACCACATACAAGGGTCACCACGCATCTGGAGGGGGTCCAGATCGAACCATTACTGGATGCGATCCAGAAGCCGCAGTGGACCTTACGTGGGAGGATGACGCTGAACTCGAAGATAGAGCTCTCGGGGCAACTCGGACCTGGGGCGCTCGCCAGGGCCTCAGGTCAAACCGACATCACGCTGGCGAACGGCCGCGTCATCGGCTATGCACCCCTGGAACGGCTCTCCAAAACTGTCGATCCGTTCCTGAAGGGAACAGGCATCTCTTCTTCTGCTCTGAGTGAGTTCGATCTCCTAAGCGCCCACTGGACTCTCGACGGTGGAACTCTACGAACCAGGGATCTGACGCTACTTCGGGATGGGGCCAAGTTCTTTGCTGTCGGGAGCGTTAATCTGCTCACCCAGGCCCTGGATTTCGACGTGACAGCCAAGGTGGCGAAAACGACGATCGAGGCCAAGGTGCAGGGAACCTCGCCTGATCTGGTGGTCACCCCTCAAATGGGCCGCATCGAGGGGCGCATAAGAACGGACGTCGGCAAACTCCTGGGGGACGCTCGGAATAAGGACCTTGGGAAAGTGCTGCAGCAACTATTCAGCCGCTGA
- the gatB gene encoding Asp-tRNA(Asn)/Glu-tRNA(Gln) amidotransferase subunit GatB, producing MELETQNSKLKTRYEAVIGLEVHAQLLTKSKIFCGCSTAFGAPPNSHTCPVCLGMPGALPVLNKRVVEFAIKSALALGCDIAPSSRFHRKNYFYPDMPKNYQISQYELPLAQRGTVAFPVGGVLTSIRIHRLHLEEDVGKLLHAGTLQVADSSLVDFNRSGVPLMEIVSEPDIRSPEQAGEYLRQLRAILVYLEVCDGNMDEGSLRCDANVSLRLTGREELGVKAEVKNMNSFKGVQKALAYEIQRQTRILEEGGRIVQETRLWDADQELTLPMRSKEHAHDYRYFLEPDLVPLVISSQWIDEIRATLPELPQQRRDRFAREYGIPDYDAAVLTVSRPLADYYEEVAQASHEPKLASNWVMVELLGLLNKDGRGIIDSPIPPAELTALLTLLLSGTISGKIAKTVFEQMYQTGKSAELIVKEQGLTQISNQDELLQIVEEVLAKHPGPVADYRKGKVQSLTFLVGMVMKSSRGKANPRVVGELLLTRLKGEEPGGDG from the coding sequence ATGGAACTCGAAACTCAAAACTCAAAACTCAAAACTAGGTATGAGGCGGTCATCGGGCTGGAGGTGCATGCCCAGCTCCTGACTAAGTCAAAGATTTTCTGCGGCTGCAGCACCGCCTTTGGCGCCCCGCCAAATAGCCATACCTGTCCGGTCTGCCTGGGGATGCCTGGCGCTTTGCCGGTCCTGAACAAACGGGTGGTGGAGTTCGCCATCAAGAGCGCGCTTGCCCTCGGGTGCGACATCGCTCCATCGTCCCGCTTCCACCGGAAGAATTACTTCTACCCAGACATGCCGAAGAACTACCAGATCTCTCAGTACGAACTTCCGCTGGCCCAACGTGGGACGGTCGCATTCCCGGTTGGCGGCGTGCTGACATCCATCCGAATACATCGTCTCCATCTCGAAGAGGACGTCGGCAAGCTGCTGCATGCTGGTACGTTGCAGGTCGCCGACTCCAGCTTGGTGGACTTTAACCGCAGCGGCGTGCCGTTGATGGAGATCGTCAGCGAACCCGACATCCGCAGCCCGGAACAGGCCGGAGAATATCTCCGGCAGCTCCGGGCTATCCTCGTGTACCTGGAGGTCTGCGACGGCAATATGGATGAAGGCAGCCTGCGCTGCGACGCCAACGTCTCGCTGCGCCTGACTGGGAGGGAGGAGCTGGGGGTCAAGGCTGAGGTCAAGAACATGAACTCCTTCAAGGGCGTCCAGAAGGCCTTAGCCTATGAGATCCAGCGACAGACCCGGATCCTCGAAGAAGGAGGAAGGATCGTCCAGGAGACACGGTTGTGGGACGCCGACCAGGAGCTGACCTTGCCGATGCGAAGCAAGGAACACGCTCATGACTATCGCTACTTTCTCGAGCCGGACCTGGTCCCGCTTGTCATCTCATCGCAGTGGATCGACGAGATCCGCGCGACTCTACCCGAACTACCGCAGCAGCGCCGCGATCGGTTTGCCCGGGAGTACGGGATCCCGGACTACGATGCCGCGGTCCTGACCGTCTCCAGGCCACTTGCCGACTACTACGAGGAGGTCGCACAGGCCTCCCACGAGCCAAAACTCGCCAGTAACTGGGTAATGGTGGAACTCTTAGGCCTCTTGAACAAGGATGGCCGTGGGATTATCGATAGTCCGATCCCGCCGGCGGAACTGACCGCACTCCTCACATTGCTTCTTAGTGGGACGATCAGCGGTAAGATTGCCAAGACTGTCTTCGAACAAATGTATCAAACCGGGAAGTCGGCTGAACTGATCGTCAAAGAGCAGGGACTGACCCAGATCTCGAACCAGGACGAGCTACTCCAGATTGTTGAGGAGGTGCTTGCCAAACACCCTGGACCGGTCGCCGACTATCGCAAAGGGAAGGTACAAAGCCTCACCTTCCTGGTTGGCATGGTGATGAAGTCCAGTCGCGGCAAGGCCAACCCACGGGTGGTGGGCGAGCTACTTCTCACGCGACTCAAGGGAGAGGAGCCTGGAGGGGACGGGTAA
- a CDS encoding gamma-glutamylcyclotransferase family protein, which translates to MLYFAYGSNMERVQLKRLCPTAKFVASAVLSDYDLTFSGNSPMWGGGIATIREKPGKQVEGVVWEISEAERKALDEYEGYPGLYVRKEIQVRTNSGKALAAFAYIMGNPDRETPPSKRYKQLLISGAEEHGLSDVYIDFLESIRPLT; encoded by the coding sequence ATGCTCTACTTCGCCTACGGCTCGAACATGGAGCGGGTCCAACTCAAGCGGCTTTGCCCAACGGCGAAGTTTGTAGCCTCGGCGGTGCTCTCCGACTATGATCTCACCTTCTCCGGAAACTCCCCGATGTGGGGTGGCGGGATAGCAACCATCCGCGAGAAGCCAGGGAAACAGGTCGAAGGCGTGGTGTGGGAGATTAGTGAAGCGGAACGAAAAGCGTTGGATGAGTACGAAGGGTACCCCGGTCTGTATGTCCGAAAGGAGATCCAGGTACGGACCAACTCGGGCAAGGCCCTCGCAGCGTTTGCTTACATCATGGGGAATCCGGACCGCGAGACACCCCCCTCAAAACGATATAAACAGTTGCTGATCAGCGGCGCCGAGGAACACGGGCTGTCCGATGTGTACATTGACTTTCTTGAGTCAATCCGACCTCTCACGTAA
- the gatA gene encoding Asp-tRNA(Asn)/Glu-tRNA(Gln) amidotransferase subunit GatA produces MDLTQLTIHEMQAMLATREVSATELVRSVLDRITRLDGQVAAYTTLTEERALEQAGTVDRLLAVGTPLPPLAGIPLAIKDVICTKGVRTTCASKMLESYEPPYDATVIRRLKAQEAVLLGKTNMDEFAMGSSTENSSFFRTRNPWALDHVPGGSSGGSAAAVAADLCAAALGSDTGGSIRQPASFCGIAGLKPTYGRVSRYGLVAFASSLDQIGPFAKDIHDCAMLLHAIAGHDPCDSTSANLPVPDYSSALTGDVRGVRIGIPDDYFIEGMDPEVEAAIWTAIRTLKDLGATQEKVLLPHTPYAIATYYIVATAEASSNLGRYDGVRYGYRTTRPTDLLEMYQRSRREGFGPEVKRRIMLGTYALSAGYYDAYYLKAQKVRTLIRRDFERAFEQCDVIATPTSPTPPFKFGEKTEDPLQMYLSDIFTISVNLAGLPGISIPCGFTKAGLPIGLQLIGKPFDEATILKVAHAYEQATDWHRRKPPL; encoded by the coding sequence GTGGACCTCACTCAACTTACCATCCACGAGATGCAGGCCATGCTCGCTACGCGCGAAGTGAGCGCAACCGAGCTTGTCCGCTCGGTACTCGATCGGATCACGCGACTCGATGGACAGGTCGCGGCGTACACGACCCTGACTGAGGAAAGAGCCCTCGAGCAAGCCGGGACCGTCGATCGGCTGCTCGCCGTGGGCACTCCTCTCCCCCCGTTGGCCGGCATCCCGCTGGCGATTAAAGATGTCATCTGCACGAAAGGGGTACGGACCACCTGTGCATCGAAGATGCTGGAATCCTACGAGCCACCGTACGATGCGACGGTCATCCGGCGCCTCAAAGCGCAAGAGGCAGTCCTGCTGGGGAAGACGAACATGGACGAGTTCGCCATGGGCTCCTCGACGGAGAACTCGTCATTCTTCCGGACACGGAATCCCTGGGCGCTCGACCATGTTCCCGGTGGTTCATCGGGCGGCTCTGCCGCCGCGGTGGCGGCCGATCTGTGCGCCGCCGCGCTCGGCAGCGACACCGGTGGCTCGATCCGGCAGCCGGCGAGTTTCTGCGGCATTGCGGGTCTCAAGCCGACCTATGGCCGGGTCTCCCGATACGGCCTGGTGGCCTTCGCCTCATCACTCGACCAGATCGGACCCTTTGCTAAGGATATTCACGATTGCGCTATGTTGCTGCACGCGATCGCCGGACACGATCCCTGCGATTCGACCTCGGCGAATCTTCCCGTCCCAGACTATTCGTCCGCACTCACCGGAGACGTTCGAGGGGTGCGCATCGGTATTCCCGACGACTATTTTATTGAGGGGATGGACCCTGAGGTCGAGGCGGCTATCTGGACCGCAATCCGGACGCTGAAGGATCTGGGGGCCACGCAGGAAAAGGTCTTACTCCCTCACACGCCGTATGCCATCGCGACCTACTACATCGTGGCGACCGCTGAGGCCAGCAGCAACCTGGGCCGCTACGACGGGGTCAGATACGGGTACAGGACCACGCGGCCGACCGACTTGCTGGAGATGTACCAGAGGAGCCGTCGGGAGGGCTTTGGGCCGGAGGTCAAGCGCCGGATCATGCTCGGAACCTATGCGCTGTCGGCCGGCTACTACGATGCCTATTACCTTAAAGCCCAGAAGGTCCGAACGCTGATTCGGCGGGACTTTGAGCGGGCCTTCGAGCAGTGCGACGTGATCGCGACCCCTACCTCTCCGACGCCGCCGTTCAAGTTTGGCGAGAAAACCGAGGATCCGCTCCAGATGTACCTCTCGGATATCTTCACGATCTCGGTCAACCTGGCAGGCCTGCCTGGCATCTCGATCCCATGCGGGTTTACCAAGGCCGGGCTGCCAATCGGGCTTCAGCTTATCGGCAAGCCCTTCGACGAGGCGACAATCCTGAAGGTGGCGCACGCCTATGAGCAGGCAACCGACTGGCACCGCCGCAAACCCCCATTGTAA
- the gatC gene encoding Asp-tRNA(Asn)/Glu-tRNA(Gln) amidotransferase subunit GatC has translation MKITLKEVEHAARLARLELTAEEKERMQAQLDSILIYIDKLNELDTSAVEPTSHVLPMTNVFREDEVTPSLAQEEVLVNAPDRHELFFRVPRILEE, from the coding sequence ATGAAGATCACGCTGAAGGAGGTCGAGCATGCGGCCAGGCTGGCCCGTTTGGAGCTCACCGCGGAGGAGAAGGAGCGGATGCAGGCTCAGCTAGACTCGATCCTGATCTACATCGACAAGCTGAATGAGCTAGACACGTCTGCTGTCGAGCCGACCTCTCACGTTCTGCCGATGACCAACGTCTTTCGCGAGGATGAGGTCACGCCTTCGCTCGCTCAGGAAGAGGTCCTGGTCAATGCGCCCGACCGACATGAGCTCTTCTTCCGAGTCCCGAGAATCCTGGAGGAGTAA